A segment of the Candidatus Hydrogenedentota bacterium genome:
TCCGAGGAATCAGCGTCTGCGAAATAACCGACTTCAGGTTACCCGCAAGCTGCGTACGGATCTGCTCTTGTTGGTTCGTCGGGAAGGCGTCCACAATACGGTCAATGGTACGTACGGCGCCCGTCGTATGCAAGGTACCGAAAACAAGGTGACCCGTTTCCGCCGCGGTCACTGCCGCCTCGATGGTCTCGAGGTCACGCATTTCACCGACGAGAATCACGTCGGGGTCCTGACGCAGCACGCGGCGCAGCGCCTCGGAGAAAGAGGGTACATCAACGCCCACCTCACGCTGCATGATCAAGCTTTTTTTATGGGTGTGATAATACTCAATGGGATCTTCAATGGTCACAATATGCTGGTCATAATGTTGGTTAATATAGTCGATCATCGTGGCCAAAGACGTTGATTTACCGGAGCCCGTGGGTCCTGTTACCAAGATCATGCCGCGCGGCTGGGTAATCACGTCTTTAAGCCCGTTGGGCAGACCGATCTCTTCAAAGGTCAGAATTTTACGGGGAATCAAGCGCAGTACAATGCCCACATAGCCGCGCTGCTTAAAGATGGACACACGGAAGCGT
Coding sequences within it:
- a CDS encoding type IV pilus twitching motility protein PilT, which codes for MAGYEIVSLLRMLVDRDGSDLHITVDSPPIGRVHGHLQFFGENPLTAEDTERLMKSIASVDNQQELQEVGGADFGFAFEDVARFRVSIFKQRGYVGIVLRLIPRKILTFEEIGLPNGLKDVITQPRGMILVTGPTGSGKSTSLATMIDYINQHYDQHIVTIEDPIEYYHTHKKSLIMQREVGVDVPSFSEALRRVLRQDPDVILVGEMRDLETIEAAVTAAETGHLVFGTLHTTGAVRTIDRIVDAFPTNQQEQIRTQLAGNLKSVISQTLIPRKSGFGRVAAFEIMITTPAIQNLIRENKSYRITSSIQTGHKYGMNLLDEHLLALYRKGICNYEDLLAKAQMPDEFENQARAFGLEGGPGPVGGAPGPGGQVKRAG